From Pseudomonas sp. G.S.17, the proteins below share one genomic window:
- the atpA gene encoding F0F1 ATP synthase subunit alpha — MQQLNPSEISEIIKGRIDKLDVTSQARNEGTVVSVSDGIVRIHGLADVMYGEMIEFPGGVYGMALNLEQDSVGAVVLGAYTTLAEGMSAKCTGRILEVPVGPELLGRVVDALGNPVDGKGPLNNVITDAVEKVAPGVIWRKSVDQPVQTGYKAVDAMIPVGRGQRELIIGDRQIGKTALAIDAIINQKDSGIFCVYVAIGQKQSTIANVVRKLEENGALANTIVVAASASESAALQFLAPYSGCTMGEYFRDRGEDALIVYDDLSKQAVAYRQISLLLRRPPGREAYPGDVFYLHSRLLERASRVSEEYVEKFTNGAVTGKTGSLTALPIIETQAGDVSAFVPTNVISITDGQIFLESAMFNSGIRPAVNAGVSVSRVGGAAQTKIIKKLSGGIRTALAQYRELAAFAQFASDLDEATRKQLEHGQRVTELMKQKQYAPMSIADMALSLYAAERGFLIDIEIAKIGSFEQALIAYFNRDHADLMAKINVKGDFNDEIDAGMKAGIEKFKATQTW, encoded by the coding sequence ATGCAGCAACTCAATCCTTCCGAAATAAGTGAAATCATCAAGGGTCGCATCGACAAGCTCGATGTAACCTCCCAAGCCCGTAACGAAGGCACAGTCGTCAGCGTATCTGACGGCATCGTGCGGATTCACGGTCTGGCCGACGTAATGTACGGCGAGATGATCGAGTTTCCGGGCGGCGTCTACGGTATGGCGCTGAACCTTGAGCAAGACTCTGTAGGTGCTGTGGTACTGGGCGCTTACACGACTCTGGCTGAAGGCATGAGCGCCAAGTGCACTGGCCGCATCCTTGAAGTTCCGGTTGGTCCGGAACTGCTTGGCCGCGTAGTCGATGCACTGGGTAACCCAGTTGACGGCAAAGGCCCTCTGAACAACGTCATCACTGACGCTGTCGAGAAGGTTGCACCGGGCGTGATCTGGCGTAAGTCGGTCGATCAGCCTGTGCAGACCGGCTACAAAGCCGTCGATGCAATGATTCCAGTCGGCCGTGGCCAGCGTGAGCTGATCATCGGTGACCGTCAGATCGGTAAAACCGCTCTGGCCATCGACGCAATCATCAACCAGAAAGACAGCGGCATCTTCTGCGTCTACGTAGCAATTGGTCAGAAACAATCGACCATCGCCAACGTCGTTCGCAAGCTCGAAGAAAACGGCGCGTTGGCTAACACCATCGTCGTTGCTGCCAGTGCTTCCGAATCCGCTGCGCTGCAATTCCTTGCACCGTACTCGGGTTGCACCATGGGCGAGTATTTCCGCGACCGCGGTGAAGACGCGCTGATCGTTTATGACGATCTCTCCAAGCAAGCAGTGGCTTACCGCCAGATTTCCCTGCTGCTGCGCCGTCCACCAGGCCGTGAAGCTTACCCAGGCGACGTGTTCTATCTCCACTCCCGTCTGCTGGAACGCGCATCGCGTGTTTCCGAAGAATACGTAGAGAAGTTCACCAATGGCGCAGTGACCGGCAAAACCGGTTCCCTGACCGCGTTGCCGATCATCGAAACCCAGGCTGGCGACGTTTCCGCGTTCGTTCCGACCAACGTGATTTCCATCACCGACGGTCAGATCTTCCTGGAATCGGCCATGTTCAACTCCGGCATTCGCCCGGCTGTGAACGCCGGTGTTTCGGTATCCCGTGTGGGTGGTGCTGCGCAGACCAAGATCATCAAGAAGCTCTCCGGTGGTATCCGTACCGCTCTGGCTCAGTACCGTGAACTGGCGGCATTCGCCCAGTTTGCTTCTGACCTGGACGAAGCGACCCGTAAGCAACTTGAGCATGGTCAGCGCGTTACCGAGCTGATGAAGCAGAAGCAATATGCACCAATGTCGATTGCTGACATGGCGCTGTCGCTGTATGCCGCTGAGCGTGGGTTCCTGATCGACATCGAAATCGCCAAGATTGGCAGCTTTGAACAAGCGCTGATTGCTTACTTCAACCGCGATCACGCCGATTTGATGGCGAAGATCAACGTGAAGGGTGACTTCAATGACGAAATCGACGCTGGCATGAAAGCCGGTATCGAGAAGTTCAAGGCCACCCAAACCTGGTAA
- a CDS encoding transposase, with the protein MDTIALIIRIAMRQRTSYPKPFKAQIVQECLQPGMSMASVALRHGINANLVRKWIPLYRDCEAATLPAFVPIKLPSPPQADLQMSVSIDVPFGHQNLIVKWPLADPDGCARFIRGLTQ; encoded by the coding sequence GTGGACACCATCGCCCTTATCATCAGGATTGCCATGCGCCAGAGAACTTCTTACCCCAAGCCCTTTAAAGCTCAGATCGTCCAGGAATGCCTGCAACCTGGCATGTCGATGGCCAGCGTAGCGCTGCGCCACGGCATCAACGCCAATCTGGTTCGCAAATGGATACCTCTTTATCGTGATTGTGAGGCGGCAACGTTGCCCGCTTTTGTTCCGATAAAACTACCATCCCCACCACAGGCCGATCTGCAAATGTCCGTCAGTATCGACGTTCCGTTCGGCCATCAAAACCTCATCGTGAAGTGGCCACTGGCCGATCCCGACGGGTGCGCCCGTTTTATCCGTGGTCTCACTCAATGA
- a CDS encoding F0F1 ATP synthase subunit epsilon, which translates to MAMTVHCDIVSAEGEIFSGLVEMVIAHGNLGDIGIAPGHAPLITDLKPGPIRLIKQGGAAEVYYISGGFLEVQPNMVKVLADTVQRADDLDEASAQAAVKAAEKALHEKGADFDYGSATARLAEAAAQLRTVQQIRKKYGG; encoded by the coding sequence ATGGCTATGACAGTCCATTGCGATATCGTCAGCGCGGAAGGAGAAATTTTCTCCGGTCTGGTCGAGATGGTGATTGCGCACGGCAACCTGGGTGATATCGGTATCGCTCCAGGCCACGCGCCGCTGATCACTGATCTGAAACCAGGTCCGATCCGCTTGATCAAGCAGGGCGGAGCAGCCGAGGTGTATTACATCTCGGGTGGTTTCCTCGAGGTTCAACCGAACATGGTCAAGGTGCTTGCCGACACTGTGCAACGCGCTGATGACCTGGACGAAGCCTCTGCTCAGGCAGCCGTAAAGGCAGCCGAGAAAGCGCTGCACGAAAAGGGCGCAGATTTCGATTACGGATCTGCAACCGCTCGTCTGGCCGAGGCCGCAGCCCAGCTGCGTACCGTTCAGCAAATTCGCAAGAAATACGGCGGCTAA
- a CDS encoding DeoR family transcriptional regulator: MSKRNTPQRRHNIIALLNEQGEVSVDELAKRFETSEVTIRKDLTALESNGLLLRRYGGAVTLPQELITEGGQPVSKYKQAIARAAVARIREHARIIIDSGSTTAAMIPELGQQPGLVVMTNSLHVASALSELEHEPVLLMTGGTWDPHSESFQGQVAEQVLRSYDFDQLFIGADGIDLNRGTTTFNELLGLSRVMAEVAREVVVMVEADKVGRKIPNLELPWSSVHTLITDDRLPVEAREQIEARGITLICAAVS, from the coding sequence ATATCGAAACGCAATACTCCCCAGCGTCGCCACAACATCATCGCCTTGCTCAATGAGCAGGGCGAAGTCAGCGTGGATGAACTGGCGAAACGCTTCGAAACTTCCGAGGTTACGATTCGCAAGGATCTGACCGCTCTCGAAAGCAACGGCTTGCTGCTGCGGCGTTATGGCGGCGCGGTCACGTTGCCTCAGGAGCTGATCACCGAAGGCGGTCAACCGGTCTCGAAATACAAGCAGGCCATCGCTCGTGCTGCCGTTGCCAGGATTCGCGAACACGCGCGAATCATCATCGACAGTGGCAGCACCACCGCCGCGATGATTCCGGAGCTGGGCCAGCAGCCAGGATTAGTGGTGATGACCAACTCGCTGCATGTCGCCAGCGCCCTGTCCGAGCTGGAACACGAGCCGGTGTTGTTGATGACTGGCGGAACCTGGGACCCGCATTCCGAGTCCTTTCAGGGCCAGGTCGCCGAGCAAGTGCTGCGTTCCTACGATTTCGATCAGTTATTCATCGGTGCTGATGGCATCGATCTGAATCGTGGCACCACCACCTTCAACGAATTGCTGGGCTTGAGCCGAGTGATGGCTGAAGTGGCCCGAGAAGTGGTGGTGATGGTCGAAGCCGACAAAGTCGGACGCAAGATACCCAATCTGGAACTGCCCTGGAGCAGTGTCCACACCCTGATTACCGATGATCGCCTGCCCGTTGAAGCACGCGAACAGATTGAAGCCCGCGGCATAACGTTGATTTGCGCCGCCGTCAGCTAG
- a CDS encoding F0F1 ATP synthase subunit delta yields MAELTTLARPYAKAAFEYAQAHQQLANWSAMLGLAAAVSEDDTMQRVLKAPRLTSANKATTFIEVCGDKFDAKAQNFIHIVAENDRLPLLPEIAELFDLYKAEQEKSVDVDVTSAFALNQEQQDKLAKVLSARLGREVRLHAAEDATLIGGVVIRAGDLVIDGSVRGKLAQLAEALKS; encoded by the coding sequence ATGGCAGAACTGACCACGTTGGCCCGACCTTACGCTAAGGCAGCCTTCGAGTACGCCCAGGCTCACCAGCAACTGGCCAATTGGTCAGCCATGCTCGGCCTGGCTGCAGCGGTGTCGGAAGACGACACCATGCAGCGCGTACTCAAGGCCCCGCGACTGACGAGCGCAAACAAGGCCACCACTTTTATTGAAGTGTGTGGCGACAAGTTCGATGCCAAGGCACAGAATTTCATCCACATCGTTGCTGAAAACGACCGTCTCCCGCTTTTGCCGGAGATCGCCGAACTGTTCGACCTGTACAAGGCCGAGCAGGAAAAATCAGTCGATGTCGATGTCACCAGTGCTTTTGCATTGAACCAAGAACAGCAAGACAAACTCGCCAAGGTTCTCAGTGCACGGCTCGGCCGGGAAGTGCGCCTGCACGCTGCGGAGGATGCCACCCTGATCGGTGGTGTCGTAATCCGCGCCGGCGACCTGGTTATCGATGGCTCAGTTCGCGGCAAACTCGCGCAACTAGCCGAAGCATTGAAATCTTGA
- the glmS gene encoding glutamine--fructose-6-phosphate transaminase (isomerizing) yields the protein MCGIVGAVAERNITAILLEGLKRLEYRGYDSAGVAVFSNAGVLERRRRSGKVSELEQALAGEPLIGRLGIAHTRWATHGAPCERNAHPHFSGEELAVVHNGIIENHEALRERLKGLGYVFVSDTDTEVIVHLLAHKLKDTPDLTVALKAAVKELHGAYGLAVVSAKQPDRLVAARSGSPLVVGLGLGENFLASDQMALRQVTDRFMYLEEGDIAEIRRDSVQIWAVDGLPVEREIVQYREGAEAADKGAFRHFMLKEIHEQPKVVQRTLEGRLGQQQVLVQAFGPQAAELFAKVRNVQIVACGTSYHAGMVARYWLEGLAGIPCQVEVASEFRYRKVVVQPDTLFVSISQSGETADTLAALRNAKELGFLASLAICNVSISSLVRESDLTLLTQAGPEIGVASTKAFTTQLVGLLLLTLSLGQVQGTLGEGVEAELVEELRRLPTRLGEALAMDHTIEKVAELFAEKNHTLFLGRGAQFPVAMEGALKLKEISYIHAEAYPAGELKHGPLALVDSDMPVVTVAPNNELLEKLKSNLQEVRARGGELIVFADEQAGMTNGEGTHVIAMPHIIDALSPILYTIPLQLLSYYVAVLKGTDVDQPRNLAKSVTVE from the coding sequence ATGTGTGGAATCGTTGGTGCCGTCGCGGAACGTAATATCACCGCCATCTTGCTCGAAGGCCTCAAGCGCCTGGAATACCGCGGCTATGACAGCGCCGGTGTAGCCGTTTTCAGCAACGCTGGTGTACTTGAGCGCCGTCGTCGCTCGGGCAAGGTCAGCGAGCTGGAACAGGCCTTGGCCGGTGAGCCGCTGATAGGCCGTCTCGGCATTGCGCACACCCGTTGGGCGACTCACGGCGCGCCTTGCGAACGCAACGCCCACCCGCATTTTTCCGGCGAAGAGCTGGCGGTTGTTCACAACGGCATCATCGAAAACCACGAAGCCCTGCGCGAGCGCCTCAAGGGTCTCGGCTATGTGTTCGTTTCCGATACCGATACCGAAGTCATCGTTCACTTGCTGGCCCACAAACTCAAGGACACGCCGGACCTGACCGTCGCCTTGAAGGCCGCAGTCAAGGAATTGCATGGCGCTTATGGTCTGGCCGTGGTCAGCGCGAAACAACCGGATCGTCTGGTCGCCGCCCGCAGTGGCAGCCCGCTGGTGGTCGGCCTGGGTCTTGGAGAAAACTTCCTCGCCTCCGACCAAATGGCCCTGCGCCAGGTCACTGACCGTTTCATGTACCTGGAAGAGGGCGACATCGCCGAGATTCGCCGCGACAGCGTGCAGATCTGGGCGGTTGACGGCCTGCCGGTAGAGCGTGAAATCGTACAGTATCGCGAAGGCGCGGAAGCCGCCGACAAGGGCGCGTTCCGTCACTTCATGCTCAAGGAAATCCACGAGCAGCCAAAAGTCGTGCAGCGCACCCTTGAAGGCCGCCTCGGTCAGCAGCAAGTGTTGGTTCAGGCGTTTGGCCCGCAGGCCGCCGAGTTATTCGCCAAAGTTCGTAATGTGCAGATCGTCGCCTGTGGCACCAGTTACCACGCCGGTATGGTGGCGCGTTACTGGCTGGAAGGGCTGGCCGGCATTCCGTGTCAGGTCGAAGTCGCCAGCGAGTTCCGCTACCGCAAGGTCGTGGTCCAGCCGGACACGCTGTTCGTCTCCATCTCCCAATCCGGCGAAACCGCCGACACCCTGGCTGCGCTGCGCAATGCCAAGGAGCTGGGTTTCCTCGCCAGCCTGGCGATCTGCAACGTCAGCATCAGCTCGCTGGTGCGTGAGTCGGATCTGACCCTGCTGACCCAGGCCGGACCGGAAATCGGCGTCGCTTCCACCAAAGCCTTCACCACGCAATTGGTCGGCCTGCTGCTGCTGACCCTGTCGCTGGGTCAGGTTCAGGGCACGTTAGGCGAAGGCGTCGAAGCCGAGCTGGTCGAAGAGCTGCGCCGTCTGCCGACCCGTCTGGGTGAAGCGCTGGCCATGGATCACACCATCGAGAAAGTCGCCGAGCTGTTTGCCGAGAAGAATCACACGCTGTTCCTCGGCCGTGGCGCGCAATTCCCGGTAGCGATGGAAGGTGCGCTCAAGCTCAAGGAGATTTCCTACATCCACGCCGAAGCCTACCCGGCTGGCGAGCTCAAGCATGGTCCGTTGGCGCTGGTGGACAGCGATATGCCAGTGGTCACCGTTGCGCCGAACAACGAGCTGCTGGAAAAACTCAAATCCAACCTGCAGGAAGTCCGCGCCCGTGGCGGTGAATTGATCGTCTTTGCTGACGAACAAGCCGGCATGACCAATGGCGAAGGCACTCACGTGATCGCCATGCCGCACATCATCGATGCACTGTCACCGATCCTCTACACCATCCCGCTGCAACTGCTCTCGTACTACGTGGCAGTGCTCAAAGGGACGGACGTCGATCAGCCGCGCAACCTGGCCAAGTCGGTGACTGTGGAATAA
- a CDS encoding F0F1 ATP synthase subunit B yields the protein MNINATLIGQSVAFFIFVLFCMKYVWPPVITALHERQKKIADGLDAASRAARDLELAQEKAGHQLRDAKAQAAEIIEQAKKRGTQIVDEAREQARVEAERVKAQAQAEIEQELNSVKDALRAQLGSLAVNGAEKILGATIDQNAHAELVNKLAAEI from the coding sequence GTGAACATTAATGCAACCCTGATTGGCCAGTCCGTTGCGTTCTTCATTTTTGTGCTGTTCTGCATGAAGTACGTTTGGCCTCCGGTCATTACGGCTTTGCACGAACGTCAGAAGAAGATCGCGGATGGACTGGACGCTGCCAGCCGAGCAGCTCGCGACCTGGAGTTGGCCCAAGAGAAAGCGGGTCATCAACTGCGCGATGCAAAAGCTCAGGCAGCTGAAATCATTGAGCAAGCCAAGAAACGCGGTACTCAGATTGTCGACGAAGCCCGGGAACAGGCTCGCGTTGAAGCTGAACGTGTGAAGGCTCAGGCTCAGGCCGAGATCGAGCAGGAACTGAACAGTGTCAAAGATGCGCTGCGCGCCCAATTGGGTAGCCTGGCAGTCAATGGTGCAGAGAAGATCCTGGGTGCCACAATCGATCAAAACGCGCACGCGGAGCTGGTTAATAAACTGGCTGCTGAAATTTAA
- the atpE gene encoding F0F1 ATP synthase subunit C: protein METVVGLTAIAVALLIGLGALGTAIGFGLLGGKFLEGAARQPEMVPMLQVKMFIVAGLLDAVTMIGVGIALFFTFANPFVGQLAG, encoded by the coding sequence ATGGAAACTGTAGTTGGTCTAACTGCTATCGCTGTTGCACTGTTGATCGGCCTGGGCGCACTGGGTACTGCAATCGGTTTCGGCCTGCTGGGCGGCAAGTTCCTGGAAGGCGCTGCTCGCCAACCAGAAATGGTTCCAATGCTGCAGGTCAAAATGTTCATCGTTGCCGGTCTGCTCGACGCCGTGACCATGATCGGTGTTGGTATCGCTCTGTTCTTCACCTTTGCGAACCCCTTCGTTGGTCAACTCGCTGGCTAA
- the glmU gene encoding bifunctional UDP-N-acetylglucosamine diphosphorylase/glucosamine-1-phosphate N-acetyltransferase GlmU, translated as MSLDIVILAAGQGTRMRSALPKVLHPVAGDSMLGHVIHSARQLSPQRIHVVIGHGADVVRERLAADDLNFVMQDKQLGTGHAVAQALPELTADNVLILYGDVPLIEVETLQRLLKRVNAEQLGLLTVNLDDPTGYGRIVRDEQNRVCAIVEHKDATDAQKAITEGNTGILAVPGKRLADWLGRLSNNNSQGEYYLTDVIAMAVDDGLVVATEQPHDAMEVQGANDRKQLAELERHYQLREGRRLMAQGVTLRDPARFDVRGEVTVGRDVLIDINVILEGRVIIEDDVVIGPNCVIKDSTLRKGVVIKANSHIDGVIMGEGSDAGPFARLRPGSVLEAKAHVGNFVELKNAHLGEGVKAGHLTYLGDTVIGARTNIGAGTITVNYDGANKHQTLIGEDVFIGSNNSLIAPVSIGDGSNTAAGSTITQDVDKSQLAVARARQRNIEGWKRPVKIKKS; from the coding sequence ATGTCTCTCGATATCGTTATTCTCGCCGCTGGCCAAGGCACTCGCATGCGTTCGGCCCTGCCCAAGGTTCTTCATCCGGTCGCCGGCGACTCTATGCTCGGGCATGTTATCCACAGCGCCCGCCAGCTTTCGCCGCAACGCATTCATGTAGTCATCGGACATGGCGCGGATGTCGTGCGTGAGCGTCTGGCAGCAGATGATCTGAATTTCGTCATGCAGGACAAGCAACTGGGTACCGGCCACGCGGTTGCACAGGCGCTGCCGGAACTGACGGCCGATAACGTGCTGATCCTTTACGGCGATGTACCCCTCATTGAAGTCGAAACCCTTCAACGTCTGCTGAAAAGGGTCAACGCCGAGCAATTGGGTTTACTGACCGTCAATCTCGACGACCCGACAGGTTATGGCCGCATCGTGCGAGACGAACAGAATCGTGTCTGCGCTATCGTCGAGCATAAGGACGCAACTGACGCTCAGAAAGCGATCACCGAAGGCAACACCGGCATTCTGGCTGTACCCGGCAAGCGTCTGGCGGACTGGTTGGGTCGGCTGTCGAACAACAACTCCCAGGGCGAGTACTACCTGACCGACGTGATCGCCATGGCGGTCGACGACGGTCTGGTGGTGGCGACCGAGCAGCCGCACGACGCCATGGAAGTGCAGGGTGCCAACGACCGCAAGCAGCTGGCGGAACTGGAACGTCACTATCAACTGCGCGAAGGCCGCCGCCTGATGGCGCAAGGCGTCACGTTGCGTGACCCGGCGCGTTTTGACGTGCGCGGCGAGGTGACCGTGGGTCGCGACGTGCTGATTGATATCAACGTGATCCTCGAAGGCCGGGTGATTATCGAAGACGACGTGGTAATCGGGCCGAACTGCGTGATCAAGGACAGCACCTTGCGCAAAGGCGTTGTCATCAAGGCCAACAGCCATATCGACGGCGTGATCATGGGCGAGGGCAGCGATGCCGGTCCGTTTGCCCGTCTGCGTCCGGGAAGCGTGCTGGAAGCGAAGGCCCATGTGGGTAACTTCGTCGAGCTGAAGAATGCCCATCTGGGCGAAGGCGTGAAAGCCGGCCACCTGACCTACCTTGGCGATACCGTGATTGGTGCACGCACCAACATCGGCGCCGGCACCATCACGGTCAATTACGATGGGGCCAACAAGCACCAGACTCTGATTGGCGAAGATGTGTTCATCGGCTCCAACAACTCACTGATTGCGCCTGTGAGCATCGGCGATGGCTCGAACACCGCCGCCGGTTCGACCATCACCCAAGATGTGGATAAGTCGCAACTCGCCGTCGCCCGCGCTCGCCAGCGCAACATTGAAGGCTGGAAACGTCCGGTGAAGATCAAGAAGTCGTAG
- the atpD gene encoding F0F1 ATP synthase subunit beta, whose product MSSGRIVQIIGAVIDVEFPRDSVPSIYNALLVQSAAGTTLEVQQQLGDGVVRTIAMGSTEGLKRGLEVTDSGAAISVPVGKATLGRIMDVLGNPIDEAGPIDTEERWGIHRPAPTFAEQAGGNDLLETGIKVIDLVCPFAKGGKVGLFGGAGVGKTVNMMELIRNIAIEHSGYSVFAGVGERTREGNDFYHEMKDSNVLDKVALVYGQMNEPPGNRLRVALTGLTMAEKFRDEGNDVLLFVDNIYRYTLAGTEVSALLGRMPSAVGYQPTLAEEMGTLQERITSTKNGSITSIQAVYVPADDLTDPSPATTFAHLDATVVLSRDIASLGIYPAVDPLDSTSRQLDPNVIGQEHYDTARGVQYVLQRYKELKDIIAILGMDELSETDKQLVNRARKIQRFLSQPFFVAEVFTGASGKYVSLKDTIAGFKGILNGDYDHLPEQAFYMVGGIEEAIEKAKKL is encoded by the coding sequence ATGAGTAGCGGACGTATCGTTCAAATCATCGGCGCCGTGATCGACGTGGAATTCCCACGCGATAGCGTACCGAGCATCTACAACGCGCTGTTGGTTCAAAGCGCGGCAGGGACCACCCTGGAAGTTCAGCAGCAGCTGGGCGACGGCGTGGTTCGCACCATTGCGATGGGCTCCACCGAGGGCTTGAAGCGTGGTCTGGAAGTTACAGACTCAGGCGCAGCCATCTCCGTACCGGTCGGTAAAGCGACGCTGGGCCGGATCATGGACGTGCTGGGCAACCCGATCGACGAAGCCGGTCCAATTGACACCGAAGAACGCTGGGGCATTCACCGTCCTGCGCCAACCTTCGCTGAGCAAGCGGGCGGCAACGATCTGCTGGAAACAGGCATCAAGGTTATCGACCTGGTTTGCCCGTTCGCCAAAGGCGGTAAAGTCGGTCTGTTCGGTGGTGCCGGTGTAGGCAAAACCGTAAACATGATGGAACTGATCCGTAACATCGCCATCGAGCACAGCGGTTATTCCGTGTTCGCCGGTGTGGGTGAGCGTACCCGTGAGGGTAACGACTTCTACCACGAGATGAAGGACTCCAACGTTCTGGACAAAGTGGCACTGGTTTACGGTCAGATGAACGAGCCGCCGGGTAACCGTCTGCGCGTAGCACTGACCGGCCTGACCATGGCCGAGAAATTCCGTGACGAAGGTAACGACGTTCTGCTGTTCGTCGACAACATCTATCGTTACACGCTGGCCGGTACTGAAGTATCCGCACTGCTGGGCCGTATGCCTTCCGCAGTAGGTTACCAGCCGACCCTGGCCGAAGAGATGGGTACTCTGCAAGAGCGCATCACTTCGACCAAAAACGGTTCGATCACTTCCATCCAGGCGGTATACGTACCAGCGGATGACTTGACTGACCCGTCGCCAGCGACCACGTTTGCCCACTTGGATGCAACCGTCGTACTGTCCCGTGACATCGCTTCCCTGGGTATCTACCCAGCGGTAGATCCACTGGATTCGACTTCGCGCCAGCTGGACCCGAACGTAATCGGCCAGGAACACTACGACACCGCTCGCGGCGTACAGTACGTGTTGCAGCGCTACAAAGAACTGAAGGACATCATTGCGATCCTGGGTATGGACGAGCTGTCGGAGACCGACAAACAGTTGGTTAACCGTGCTCGTAAGATCCAGCGCTTCCTGTCGCAACCGTTCTTCGTGGCTGAAGTCTTCACTGGTGCATCGGGTAAATACGTTTCCCTGAAAGACACCATTGCCGGCTTCAAAGGCATCCTCAACGGTGACTACGACCACCTGCCAGAACAAGCGTTCTACATGGTCGGCGGCATCGAAGAAGCGATCGAGAAAGCCAAGAAACTGTAA
- the atpG gene encoding F0F1 ATP synthase subunit gamma, which produces MAGAKEIRSKIASIKSTQKITSAMEKVAVSKMRKAQMRMAASRPYAERIRQVIGHLANANPEYRHPFMIEREVKRVGYVVVSSDRGLCGGLNTNLFKALVRDMAVNRGNGVEIDLCVVGSKGAAFFRNFGGNVVAAISHLGEEPSINDLIGSVKVMLDAYLDGRIDRLSVVSNKFINTMTQQPTVEQLIPLVATPDQKLKHHWDYLYEPDAKELLDGLMVRYVESQVYQAVVENNAAEQAARMIAMKNATDNAGDLISDLQLIYNKARQAAITQEISEIVGGAAAV; this is translated from the coding sequence ATGGCAGGCGCAAAAGAGATTCGCAGCAAGATTGCGAGCATCAAAAGCACGCAAAAGATCACCAGCGCCATGGAAAAAGTGGCGGTCAGTAAAATGCGCAAGGCTCAAATGCGCATGGCTGCTAGCCGTCCTTACGCGGAGCGCATCCGCCAGGTGATTGGTCATCTGGCCAACGCCAACCCGGAATACCGCCACCCGTTCATGATCGAGCGCGAAGTAAAGCGTGTCGGTTATGTCGTAGTGAGCAGTGACCGTGGTTTGTGCGGTGGCTTGAATACCAACCTGTTCAAGGCTTTGGTCAGGGACATGGCGGTAAACCGTGGAAACGGCGTAGAGATCGATCTGTGTGTGGTCGGCAGCAAAGGTGCGGCATTTTTCCGCAACTTCGGCGGTAACGTCGTCGCTGCGATCAGCCACTTGGGCGAAGAGCCGTCGATCAATGATTTGATCGGCAGCGTCAAGGTGATGCTGGATGCCTACCTGGATGGCCGTATTGATCGCCTGTCCGTGGTATCCAACAAGTTCATCAACACCATGACCCAGCAGCCAACGGTGGAACAATTGATTCCGCTGGTGGCAACCCCGGATCAGAAACTCAAGCACCACTGGGACTATCTCTACGAACCGGACGCCAAAGAGCTGCTTGACGGCTTGATGGTTCGCTACGTTGAGTCGCAGGTGTACCAGGCGGTGGTCGAGAACAACGCAGCTGAACAAGCAGCGCGGATGATCGCGATGAAGAACGCCACAGACAACGCCGGTGATTTGATCAGCGATTTGCAGCTGATCTACAACAAGGCGCGTCAGGCAGCGATCACCCAAGAGATCTCGGAAATCGTCGGCGGCGCTGCCGCGGTTTAA